In Flavobacterium sp. WV_118_3, one DNA window encodes the following:
- a CDS encoding aminotransferase class I/II-fold pyridoxal phosphate-dependent enzyme, whose translation MNYWKKVTAAERQLRIRKALAENVNFSKDASLGYPASKLDGKVFYEEAPFLKDAAMLQSFVANPNHIGCHTFGTSEKAFKGTQEIEREVLNIIAVDIFHIEPEKFDGYIAPGGTEANIQALWIYRNYFSNTFGAHPSEIAILASEDTHYSIPKGANLLLIDWLKVPVDFEHRSITTETLEAVLIKAKENGKKYFIVVANMGTTMFGSVDDPDIYTSLLEKHQLNYKLHIDAAYGGFVYPFSNASSELDFRNPKISSITIDAHKMLQAPYGTGIFICRKGLIENVLTKEAEYVEGLDLTLCGSRSGANAVAVWLILTTYGAHGWFEKVCVLQMRTTWLCQQLDLLKIPYFREPFMNIVTIRASFIPEQVAERFNLVPQKHDTSNQWYKIVVMDHVEIEHLSAFITAL comes from the coding sequence ATGAATTACTGGAAAAAAGTAACCGCTGCAGAACGTCAGCTCCGCATCCGGAAAGCGCTGGCAGAAAATGTTAACTTTTCAAAAGATGCCTCTTTAGGCTATCCCGCCTCCAAACTGGATGGCAAAGTATTTTATGAAGAAGCTCCCTTTTTAAAAGATGCCGCGATGCTACAATCGTTTGTTGCCAATCCAAACCATATTGGTTGTCATACATTTGGCACTTCCGAAAAGGCCTTTAAAGGGACGCAGGAAATCGAACGTGAGGTACTCAATATAATCGCAGTGGATATCTTCCATATCGAACCTGAAAAATTCGATGGTTATATCGCACCCGGAGGAACCGAAGCCAATATACAGGCACTATGGATTTACCGGAATTATTTTAGCAACACTTTTGGAGCGCATCCCAGTGAAATCGCAATACTGGCCTCAGAAGATACCCACTATTCCATCCCGAAAGGAGCTAACCTGCTGTTGATTGACTGGTTGAAAGTACCGGTAGATTTTGAGCACCGCTCCATCACAACGGAAACACTGGAAGCAGTATTGATCAAAGCCAAAGAAAACGGTAAAAAATATTTCATCGTAGTGGCCAATATGGGAACCACCATGTTTGGTTCGGTAGATGATCCGGATATCTATACTTCATTACTTGAAAAACACCAGTTGAATTATAAATTACATATCGATGCGGCCTATGGTGGCTTTGTGTATCCGTTTAGTAATGCTTCTTCTGAACTTGATTTCCGCAACCCAAAGATTAGTTCCATTACCATCGATGCTCATAAAATGCTACAGGCACCTTATGGAACCGGTATTTTTATCTGTCGCAAAGGACTTATCGAAAATGTACTCACCAAAGAAGCCGAATATGTAGAAGGACTTGACCTGACACTTTGCGGAAGCCGTTCCGGAGCAAATGCCGTTGCCGTATGGCTGATTCTGACAACCTATGGTGCCCACGGATGGTTTGAAAAAGTTTGTGTCTTACAAATGCGCACCACCTGGTTATGTCAGCAACTCGATCTATTGAAAATCCCATATTTCAGAGAGCCGTTTATGAATATTGTAACCATTCGGGCTTCTTTTATCCCGGAACAAGTCGCCGAACGCTTTAATCTGGTACCGCAAAAACACGACACATCCAACCAATGGTACAAAATTGTCGTTATGGATCATGTCGAAATCGAACACCTTAGTGCATTTATAACAGCCTTATAG